In Plodia interpunctella isolate USDA-ARS_2022_Savannah chromosome 8, ilPloInte3.2, whole genome shotgun sequence, the DNA window CAGAGAGAGTAGACTTATTAGTCTCTAAATGAATAATGATAGAACAGGTATCATAATACCTGATGAAAAGCTCCCACCGGGTGGAGAGTGCAGAGTTTCCCTGGACAGTCTGGAAGTCTCCAAATAAGGCctagtttttttatagtagGCAAATGaacatagaaaattaaattaaactttatttacagttAAGTGAACTAGTCAAATCAAACGGCATGGTTGCTCGCTTCTGTGCAACCACTCCCAAGCCGAGGCCTCCCAAAGTGGTTGGCTACTGGCTGCTGGGCTGCAGCGGCATGGTGTTCACAGCGGTGGTGCTAGGTATGGTGGCTGGGTACTTGATATTGCTGTACTGTGTATATCATGTTGTTAATCTGGCTTTGAAATCTACCAATGGTAGTAAGTAGGATTTTGTTTTGCATTAAACAAGGAACGATctttatatagattatatagattaggaattttaaaatgttttttatatataaatcgtTTTGGTCTCTTATCatgtgataattaaaaaaaataggattAAGTACAAACTTAGGACATTGTTAAAGATTCTGAACATGGATtctcaaaattatattcagtACTTAATtggttttagttttaaaatgaagTAGGTAGCAGTCAACTAACTAGGGTTAGAGGCATGTCtcttgtcatttatttatttttctttaatatatgaAGCACATTAATGTAACtttactttgaaataaatcatgtcatgatttattgttgttttctttcaaaattctGTTAGCCTGTTTTAGGAGTATCaactttaaaattctaaaatagtgtaaagttttcaattttgatCTAGTCCTAGGCTTGCTTAAGTTCTCTATTTTTATgaacataggtacttacataaaaaaataattcaaaacaaTACATCTTAGCATGGAATAtgagattatttaaaaatttgaaaaaaaaaatacaatctagccattttgtatataataaaaatctgtctaaatcttgaatttttacatcatcatcatattttgatacctatttatatttaaccgACCTAGACCAGATCTTTATACACTCAATTCCAGATAAAAAGCAGGTAGTTAAATAGGTTTTcgctatttttaaaacaatatttgtggAACACACTGTAGTTCTACCTTTTGGTGATGtatcggaataaaaaaatattcgaatgGGTTAACCTGTAACAGGtctttatatgttattttcatataataatattaagtattttacataCTGAAATTGAATGATTCCCACTTCGGAAATGAATATtcattagaatatttattgagaaaacaacacaattacaaaatacataacaatGCGAAATACAGAGGAGGaaaagcaatatttatttaaataaatgtgctcgaattttgaaatgaaCCCATCTCAGCCAATGTTGTTTACCTCGTGTTATATACGCAGTGTTTagttgtcatattttttcaaaacggACGATTATATTggggtgatttttggtgtggtgTTAGTTGGAGATCTGGAAAGTGACATAGATTTATTGATTATGACAATGGCTTTTCTtgtaatctaaaaaaaaatgaagctTTAACCTTTGATGTGtttgttattacaaattgtttCGTGTAAAATATACGTACCTAGTTATGCTTACTGTAGGTGGCGTAACTAGACTGACGGAGTCTGGACTGTCGATGGTGACGTGGCGGCTGCTGGGGGAGAAGTTGCCCACCACTGAAGAAGAGTGGATGAGAGAGTTCGAGAAGTACCAGCAGTATCCTGAGTATAAATAGTAAGTTCAATCGAGTGTATGTTCTACTACTTATTGATCTTTGAAACAAGAGTAATGAATCTCTCTTATGAAATACGATTGTTACTTTTGTGATGAATTGTGTACAGGTGTCGCTTAAAGGCCCGGCGGATTATTTCACTGGATGACGGATTAAGTTACGAAATAAGAAGTTATAAACatctaaacaaaaacaaaaattttcgaCAGCAAAAACCAGCACATAACGTTATCAGAATTCAAATGGATTTGGTGGATGGAGTTCGCGCACCGCTCGTGGGGGCGCGCAATCGGCGCCGTCGTGCTGCTGCCAGCCGCCGCCTTCTGGGCACGGGGACTGCTCGACCGCCCCATGAAGATCCGCGTCAGCGTGTACTGTGCGCTCGTGGCCGCTCAGGTGAGGACTAGCACAGTTTGGGGGTATAGGCTAGATAGATCTCGTTTTAGCCATATATATTCGTAACCtcttttttcatgaaatattaatttttaatattagttaagtatctattcatcatcatctttAGCATCTAtagtgattttaataaagattttatttagataattgaATGAGTTATTCTTTCGAGTCATACAAGagaattatttctaaataaattaataatgtaaaggGGCATCGATCACGTTAAAATTTACgttgtgataattttatttgtgaatcgaaatatatttctaaacatGGATGGATGGAAACAGGCTGATAGACCAACGTTCCACACTtatatcaatctgaaaaatataattttccatattgACTCGACCGGGAAAAATAATGCAACAGAGATCATCGAGACAGGAGGGAGAGAGGTGAAAACCATCAATAGCCGGTACCGAACCAATAATGATCGCTCATCGCCTGAACAGGGTCTAATGGGCTGGTACATGGTGAAGTCAGGTCTGGAGGACCGCTTCCAAGGCCCGTCGGACGTGCCGCGGGTGTCGCAGTACCGGCTGGCGGCGCACCTGGGGCTCGCCTTCCTGCTGTACGCGGGGCTGCTGTCCGGCGCGCTGCGCGTGCTGCGGCCGCCGCGCGCTgtgcgcgtgcgcgtgcgcgcgcTGCGGGCCGTCACCGCGCTGGCGCATTCTGTCAAAGCTATGGCGTTCTTTACCGCGTTGTCAGGTGGGCTTTGTGTGTGGGTCGTGAAATCGCAGCTGAACGTTTGTTGTAAGATTTGTTTACGCTATCACCGTGCTTGCGGCGGCACACGAAAGAGATCTAATCTGCGTTACTcgatatgaatattataaaatttacgtaggtataaatatactttgacatgataaattaaaattagaatgcCAGATGGCAACGGCAAACCGCTCCCTTAATAGtataaggaatacgactacgAAGAAAGAGACCCGAATAAAACCTCGCCTAGCGTGTTGAACGAACTAGACGTAAATTACGCGTGACACGCACGGCGCATTTTCACTAAATAAAATGGCGGGGCGTTACGTCTTTTTTTCCAGTCTGAAGTTatcattatgaaatttattttcacaggcGCGTTCGTAGCGGGTTTAGATGCGGGCCTAGTCTACAACTCGTTCCCCAAGATGGGTGACCACTGGATACCGTCAGACATTTTAGAATTCTCACCAAAGATACGTAATTTCACCGAAAACCCGGTTACAGTGCAATTCGACCACAGGATATTAGGTAAGTCCACTGAAATAGATTAAGCGCAAGGCACACCTAACAGGTGTGAAAATGTAACGAATACTTATAACTTTAAGATCAAGTTTCTGGATGAACAATTGATCTTCATATTGCTCGATAAAAACTCACCGTTTTTTCAGAGTCTATGCACGGGTGCGAAACTATTTTGTGATTACTTAGTTTTACAATAACAATTGCTTTCGTAAAATGCCGGTGTTTCGCTTGTCTCCCCTCAAGAATAACGCCAAACCAACCAACCAAACCACGATAACCAAAATCACGATGAACAACAATTTATAACAGGAACAACGACGCTAGCGTTGGCGACAGCCCTGTGGCTGAAGGCGCGGCGCAGCCCGCTGTCCCCCGCCGCGGCCCGCGTGGCCCACGCCGTGGGGGCCATGGCCTGGCTACAAGTAAGTAACCCTTTATATGTATGTGACGTTCCACAGGTAAGGTATGTTATGGTCGATTTATTTAcgaatatttctaaaattcgCTACTCAAAAACTGTTTAGatcaaaaaatacacatacaaaaatccTCCATAAAATACCTTCTTACCTAGCTTGAAACGTCATCACAGAATATATAACgaaacacgataatcaaatgtcaattaaatcgatcaattttatttataaccagCTAccccccggggcttcgctcccgtgagattttcgcaataaaaaatttaaggttattttctacccgtgtaccaaatttcataacaatcggtccagtgataatgcgtgaagagacaacaaacttactttcgaatttataatattagttgggaagTTGAGATAacaattagtatttttgttctcattaaagtatattaaaaacgCTTCTTGACTACAACATTTGTAACGTCACTTGTGCCCACTGTCATACAACACAAGTGcccagatatatattttttgacttgATGGCATACCTTATGTACTATGTagctatttatatagaaacaaaatGAACCAGTAATTGTTCCCAACAGGTGGGGCTGGGCATCATGACTCTGCTGCACTACGTGCCGACCCCCCTGGCAGCGTCCCACCAGTCCGGGTCCCTCATGTTACTGTCTTTAGCGATTTGGTTGACGCACGAGATTAAACTGCTCAAGTATATTCCTAAGTAGGCACATTCAAAGTTTCGTTAGGCTATAAAACTGATTTAATTATGTCtgtatcttttaaaaaataaatgtcgtTCTGTCTACAccatatatatacaaaaaaaaaaactgtatagTTTAGATATAAGCGCGAGTTTGGGCGTCTTCATTTAAAatcacttttaaaatatgagaTTTTTGGAAAAGTAGTAAGCCATAAGATTTATTATGgcaaagtttatttgtaaagttaaagcaattatttgattaatttcaaACGAGCTAAAACATTCTATATACTGTCTgtcaagaaaaagaaaaaatgcaGTTCGTTCAAAAACGGATTTGTGAACATACTAAATTTCTTTGCTATTGCAACCATTCcatagaatggtcaagattggtcgATAAACACTCAGTATTGCCAGCCAAAAGCGccttcttgacagactgtatgTTCGTTTTGAAAAAACCTCGGAGTGTTTGACAATAAGAGTCGATCTAAACTAACGACACCCTAGGAGATTTTCCGTCAACAATAATTCCACTATTTTTAAACAACCTCTGGTGTTACTATGGGCAGGTCTATGTCGACGagaaaatgtgtaaaataagttcattattattttattaaagtgcAACAATTGATTTGTTAAATTGATTTTGCACTTTTTGactcgtattttttatttcaatgttacATCGCATTTGTTCAGTCTTACTCTAAATGTGATAATTTCCAACGATCTCTATATGTTTACAAACAGGGATTTAcatgtttaaaactaaaccaatattatgttttcaaaaCCCTTAGATAATCGAAATAGTTCTCGATTAGACAGAGAGATCCGATAAACATCCTTCAGTTTTGAAtcgatttttattgttattccacatttttaaaggaaatttgaatacaaattttcagTTTCATGCA includes these proteins:
- the LOC128671954 gene encoding heme A synthase COX15, with the protein product MLIVSHLCRCTQPLRAVQSKLLLSGTRNSFNIGSRQLVTPVRSSNGRLGNKGFRLSELVKSNGMVARFCATTPKPRPPKVVGYWLLGCSGMVFTAVVLGGVTRLTESGLSMVTWRLLGEKLPTTEEEWMREFEKYQQYPEYKYKNQHITLSEFKWIWWMEFAHRSWGRAIGAVVLLPAAAFWARGLLDRPMKIRVSVYCALVAAQGLMGWYMVKSGLEDRFQGPSDVPRVSQYRLAAHLGLAFLLYAGLLSGALRVLRPPRAVRVRVRALRAVTALAHSVKAMAFFTALSGAFVAGLDAGLVYNSFPKMGDHWIPSDILEFSPKIRNFTENPVTVQFDHRILGTTTLALATALWLKARRSPLSPAAARVAHAVGAMAWLQVGLGIMTLLHYVPTPLAASHQSGSLMLLSLAIWLTHEIKLLKYIPK